Proteins encoded in a region of the Cataglyphis hispanica isolate Lineage 1 chromosome 14, ULB_Chis1_1.0, whole genome shotgun sequence genome:
- the LOC126854562 gene encoding juvenile hormone epoxide hydrolase 1-like — protein sequence MDYSVTIAITVGCCSVVYALIRYYSSKDKRDKLLELSDTWWTPGTENSVDNDIKPYEIAFSEELVKDLKYRLKHTRPLTPPLKDVAWNYGTNTDALRKFLDYWANDYNFQERQKFINQYQHFKTNIQGLDIHFIRAKPSNAEEKRVLPLLILHGWPGSIIEFYKIIPLLTTPKSEHDFVFEVIAPSLPGFGFSSAATIPGLSYIQMSVVLKNLMLRLGYDKFYVQGGDWGAIIINTMSVLFPQHVLGMHSNMCLVVKNWVLMKQMLYEYLSSFLPWVKKTGKSRAFSYKNFLVETGYLHIQATKPDTIGVGLTDSPTGLAAYFIQKILFGTNYSFKNRTDCRFLEKYMYDELIDNLMIYWASNSITTAMRIYAEMFTKENLVLRNLINSALIKVPSACAQFPNEIMEQSPKLLRTHFVNLLRVTKMPRGGHFAAFEEPELLANDIWASIDEMEMWNKKHNKNL from the exons ATGGATTATTCTGTAACAATTGCGATTACTGTTGGTTGCTGTTCAGTTGTCTACGCTTTAATAAGATACTATTCATCTAAGGATAAAAGGGATAAATTATTAGAGTTATCGGATACTTGGTGGACTCCTGGCACCGAAAACTCTGTCGACAATGACATCAAACCATACGAGATCGCTTTTTCCGAAGAG cTCGTGAAAGATTTGAAGTATCGATTAAAGCATACTAGACCTTTGACACCGCCGTTGAAAGACGTTGCTTGGAATTATGGCACTAACACGGATGCTTTAcgcaaatttttagattactgGGCAAACGATTACAATTTCCAGGAACgtcagaaatttataaatcaatatcaacattttaaaactaatattcaag GATTGGACATACACTTTATTCGCGCAAAACCAAGTAATGCAGAAGAAAAACGAGTCTTACCACTGTTAATTTTACACGGATGGCCCGGCtctataatagaattttacaaGATCATCCCTTTATTGACGACACCTAAATCAGAACACGATTTCGTATTTGAAGTGATAGCGCCTTCCTTGCCTGGATTCGGTTTTTCCAGTGCAGCTACAATACCTGGCCTCTCATACATTCAGATGAGCGTGGTACTAAAAAATCTCATGTTGAGACTCggttatgataaattttacgtaCAAGGGGGCGATTGGGGCGCGATCATCATCAATACTATGTCCGTTCTTTTTCCGCAACA CGTGTTAGGTATGCATTCCAACATGTGTTTGGTGGTGAAAAATTGGGTTCTAATGAAACAAATGCTATACGAGTACTTGTCTTCTTTCTTGCCTTGGGTGAAAAAAACTGGCAAATCACGagcattttcatataaaaatttcttagtaGAAACCGGATACCTTCATATCCAAGCTACAAAGCCAGATACAATTg GGGTAGGGCTAACTGACTCACCTACTGGTTTGGCAgcgtattttattcaaaaaattttgtttggtACAaactattcttttaaaaacagGACGGATTGTAGAtttctggaaaaatatatgtacgatgaattgattgataatttaatgatttattggGCATCCAATAGCATTACTACAGCTATGCGAATATATGCTGAAATGTTTACCAAGGAAAACTTAGTGTTGAGAAATCTCATAAAttc agcATTGATAAAGGTTCCCAGCGCTTGTGCGCAGTTTCCTAATGAGATAATGGAACAATCTCCAAAATTACTCAGAACACATTTCGTGAATCTTTTACGTGTTACTAAAATGCCTCGAGGTGGTCATTTTGCAGCATTCGAGGAACCTGAATTACTTGCAAATGACATATGGGCCTCTATTGACGAGATGGAAATGTGGaacaaaaaacataataaaaatttgtga